A genomic window from Companilactobacillus alimentarius DSM 20249 includes:
- a CDS encoding GRP family sugar transporter, translated as MSIVLMLLPAVAWGILPLTVARVKGRPINQIFGTAIGTLLVSIVVFLINRPTISILSFILAALAGGFWIIGQLGQYNAYRSIGVSQTMPISTGLQLIGTSLIGVLIFGEWASNNAKIFGVIGILLLIVGISLTAKKDKSSKANKQTGTLVMLVLTTIGFLVYNSIPRAMTSSGLAIFLPESVGMVIAVLLYLVFTRQPQVLHEKSSWQSILAGFVFSIAAITYILSVKDNGVNSAFVVSQLSVVISTVGGMVFLREKKSHHELILTIIGLILIVGGAIVTTIF; from the coding sequence ATGAGTATCGTATTAATGTTATTACCAGCAGTTGCTTGGGGAATCTTACCATTGACTGTTGCTAGAGTAAAAGGAAGACCAATTAATCAGATTTTTGGAACAGCGATTGGCACTCTCTTAGTCAGTATCGTGGTATTTCTAATAAATAGACCAACTATTTCAATTTTAAGTTTCATTCTAGCTGCTCTAGCAGGTGGTTTTTGGATCATAGGTCAATTAGGACAATACAACGCTTATCGTTCGATTGGAGTTTCACAGACTATGCCGATTTCGACAGGTCTGCAATTGATTGGGACTTCTCTGATTGGTGTTTTGATTTTTGGAGAATGGGCTTCAAATAATGCCAAGATCTTTGGCGTAATCGGAATCCTACTATTGATTGTTGGAATTTCATTAACCGCTAAAAAGGATAAGAGTAGTAAAGCTAACAAGCAAACGGGCACGTTAGTCATGTTGGTTTTAACCACGATTGGTTTCTTGGTTTACAACTCGATTCCTAGAGCAATGACATCTTCTGGTTTGGCAATCTTCTTGCCAGAATCAGTGGGAATGGTTATAGCAGTTTTACTTTACCTGGTTTTCACTCGTCAGCCTCAAGTTTTACATGAGAAATCCAGTTGGCAAAGTATATTAGCCGGATTCGTTTTTTCAATTGCGGCGATCACATACATTTTGTCAGTTAAGGACAATGGAGTTAATTCAGCCTTTGTTGTTTCGCAACTTTCAGTTGTTATTTCAACTGTTGGTGGAATGGTCTTCTTACGTGAAAAGAAGAGTCATCATGAATTGATATTGACAATTATCGGTTTAATTCTAATTGTCGGTGGAGCAATCGTTACTACAATATTTTAA
- a CDS encoding glucose-1-dehydrogenase, whose protein sequence is MYKDLNKKVAVITGGSKGIGTAISKRFGQEHMSVVINYNSDSKGAQEAADEVEQNGGQAVIVQANVATEEGNASLLQAAIDNFGDLDIWVNNAGMETKAPTHELSLEDWNRVIAVDQTGVFLGSKTALNYFKKQNKAGNIINMSSVHEQIPWPTFSSYAAAKGGVKMFTKTIAMEYAKDNIRVNAIGPGAINTPINAKKFADKEQYDQTVSMVPMNRIGKPEEVAAGAAWLASSESSYVTGVTLFIDGGMTLYPAFMNGQG, encoded by the coding sequence ATGTATAAAGATTTAAATAAAAAAGTTGCTGTTATCACAGGAGGTTCTAAAGGAATCGGAACAGCTATTTCTAAACGTTTTGGTCAAGAACACATGTCAGTCGTTATTAATTACAACAGTGACTCTAAAGGAGCTCAAGAAGCTGCCGATGAGGTAGAACAAAATGGTGGTCAAGCAGTCATTGTTCAAGCAAACGTAGCGACTGAAGAAGGTAATGCTTCACTTTTGCAAGCTGCAATTGATAATTTCGGTGATCTGGATATTTGGGTCAACAATGCCGGAATGGAAACTAAAGCACCAACGCATGAATTGTCATTGGAAGACTGGAATCGTGTTATAGCAGTTGATCAAACTGGAGTTTTCTTGGGTTCAAAAACAGCTTTAAATTATTTCAAGAAACAAAACAAAGCTGGAAATATTATTAATATGTCATCAGTCCATGAACAAATTCCTTGGCCAACATTTTCTAGTTATGCTGCCGCTAAAGGTGGAGTCAAGATGTTTACAAAGACTATCGCTATGGAATATGCCAAAGATAATATTCGTGTCAATGCAATTGGACCTGGTGCAATTAATACACCAATCAATGCGAAAAAATTTGCGGATAAAGAACAATATGATCAAACAGTTTCAATGGTACCAATGAATAGAATTGGTAAACCTGAGGAGGTTGCTGCTGGTGCTGCTTGGTTAGCTTCATCAGAATCAAGTTACGTAACAGGAGTCACACTCTTTATTGATGGTGGAATGACACTTTATCCAGCATTTATGAATGGACAAGGTTAA
- a CDS encoding flavodoxin family protein, which translates to MNYEKNLANKRNKATIAGQAIDATQLGRSDSEWRNGYGMPSDGKDTNSKNQPTRKLTKDAKSLIIYFSRSGSTELLASKIAQETQADILEIVVKDPYSGNYQKTLSRANSERENQNYPELDMTVPDLKQYQTIYLGYPILAMTLSHPLTAFLKTYGARLSGKKIAPFMTEGGYGQGDSVQRIREILQEQGASVETITKALVVDGNKVDRADKRVDKWVKQVQ; encoded by the coding sequence ATGAATTATGAAAAGAATTTAGCTAATAAACGGAATAAAGCTACGATTGCTGGTCAAGCTATTGACGCAACGCAATTGGGCAGATCAGATAGTGAGTGGCGAAATGGTTACGGGATGCCTTCAGATGGTAAAGATACTAATAGTAAGAATCAACCAACGAGAAAATTAACTAAAGATGCTAAAAGTCTGATTATTTACTTTTCAAGATCAGGTAGTACTGAACTTTTGGCAAGTAAGATTGCTCAAGAGACTCAAGCAGACATCCTAGAAATAGTTGTGAAAGATCCCTACTCGGGCAATTATCAAAAGACTTTATCACGCGCTAACTCAGAACGAGAGAATCAAAACTATCCAGAACTTGATATGACGGTTCCAGATCTTAAACAATATCAAACAATTTATCTTGGTTATCCAATTTTGGCTATGACATTATCGCACCCTTTAACAGCTTTTCTTAAAACCTATGGTGCTCGCTTGTCAGGCAAAAAGATTGCTCCCTTTATGACTGAAGGTGGCTATGGACAAGGCGACAGTGTTCAACGAATCCGAGAGATTTTACAAGAACAAGGCGCATCCGTTGAGACTATTACTAAGGCTTTAGTAGTTGATGGTAATAAGGTTGATCGAGCTGATAAACGTGTCGATAAGTGGG